The Microcoleus sp. FACHB-672 genomic interval TCTCTTAAGTTGCTTGCAGTGCCAATGTAATCTGGACGTTGGAGAATACTACTTGAGATTAGGAGTTTTTTTAACATTCTTCGCTCTTTAGGCTCAGAGACGGCTTTGATAAATACTTCCATTTTTTCAGATAAACCAACTGACTCTCCACAAGTATTTACAATAAACTTACTTCTATTATCTTCTTCAGAAAACTTGGTTTTAAATACAGTTTGTTTGATGCGAGCATCTATCTGCTCAGATAACTCGTTTTCTGAAAAATCAAAGGCATGATATAACGCATAGATACCCGCATCTACAGGCAGAGAATCTGCTGAGGATAGAGTTGCTGTTACTACAATAAAGTTTTTAAAAAAGTTGTCGTGAACTGTTTCTTCCATATAAATTACAAATAATTTGGATAAAAAAGCTAATTTTTAGAATTTTCTAGAACATTCCGCTCAGCCATCAATAATATCAGCGCAGTATTAGCGATTGCCACAGAAATCACAACCACCAATTATCACATCTTCAAAAATGACAAA includes:
- a CDS encoding GIY-YIG nuclease family protein, with amino-acid sequence MEETVHDNFFKNFIVVTATLSSADSLPVDAGIYALYHAFDFSENELSEQIDARIKQTVFKTKFSEEDNRSKFIVNTCGESVGLSEKMEVFIKAVSEPKERRMLKKLLISSSILQRPDYIGTASNLRERFVQHLERDDGFFSKYASLRHKDEFLFVCLPCPINISRELESLLIQLCQPKFNTQRS